Within the Salvia hispanica cultivar TCC Black 2014 chromosome 4, UniMelb_Shisp_WGS_1.0, whole genome shotgun sequence genome, the region GCCGGTTCGCCGGCcgatccgatttttaaaacattgctACTAGCATGTAAGGATAATTTATAACACCCCAATATACCGTCATATTATAGCTGGTAATACAAGCTtgttttagtaaatttataccaatccctaattaattgatatttaaatactaccgtccacaaaaatagtccgattaaaatagtcttatttctAAAAGTGGAAAGTTTATATCTCGTACTTTATCTActtttcttcctctctcatattttatctactttttcaccttttctcttactttaccaatttcttattaaaacttgtgtcatccacaaatgaaatcattttatggatggatggagtactactctctccgtcccactttaggagtcccggttgagttcggcacaagttttaagaaatgtaaaggaaagttggagaaaaaaaatagtagaatgtgggtcctacttttttatattagttttataataaaatgtgagtggaaaaatgttagtgaaatgtggggcctaataacatttatggaatattccaaccgggactcctaataccataaatggtaatatgattccacattccattaactcatttcactcacatgttatttaaaactaatatatacaagtgagataTTTATTCCGCTATCTGTTTTCTAtacacttttcttaacatttcttaaaacttgtgtcgctcataaatgagactcctaataacggacggagggaatactccttactagtattatattttaaacaattttattaataaattaaaatttataaaattataattactcCGTTCCATTGTAGCGAAGTCATTTTGTCGTTTTAGTACGTTACATACTAGTGCAGTcattaaatacttttattaaagtcaatatattttttctcacctactttactttctcttactttattcttttttcacctctcattcatttacttaattcacttaccacaattatttttaaatcgtGCGTTCAAAAGAAACGCTTTCACTGTCGGGGAATAGAGGGAGCAGTACTCTATAAAAGCTTTATATGTTTAGCCGATAAAATAATCTTTAACAAAATCCAAGAAATGggataaaaaaacacaattctTGAAAAACGTGGTTCGGTAGCCTAGCTTGTCGGATATTAGATCAAAGTAACATGTTACTTACATAGCAATAGCCTTGTTACAGTTATTAGTACGTATTAATTGTACTCCCAGTTTTCGAAGTGctcaaattttacattaaaatagtGTTCATGTATGTcctagccaaatattcctcctCTCAAGTGGcgcaaacaaaattaatagtgaaaatcaaattttattagttaattaataattcaaggataaatatattattttgaggAGGCTTGAATGCACACATATAAGACTTATTGAGATTTATTAATAACACTCAGTatttaatctttaattaaGGTGTAATCACGTGAGGTCGTTCGacacaaatatttatcttgTATAAGCCTATCacgatttatttaattggtaaTGGCAagcatatattaattttcaatatatatttaaaataattctttcacTCAAATTCAACACGACCTAGTGAggatatattcaaattgagTTATGTCAGGTACTACCTAAATGACATTCACTTTAATAAAATTCTAGATGATCACTTAGATAATACTGAGTTTATATGCTTCCACCACGACTCCACAAATATATTCCATCTATGCACATTATAACTTCGCGACGAATTAACTTTAtcaaattggaatattatgtACTCCTACCTTACTATagatttttagaaatttaaactCTATCTCACTTTATACCAATATTTAGTAATAATCGCAAGGCATATGCAATGCATGCATATCGAagggaatatttattttatttttttactggAGTACTATATCCGAACACAAACGTATTgcatatatttatgtgatttaaTTCGTATACCATCTCTTTTGTAAACATTGTAATAATagtgtagtagtagtacattgTAAAAACAAGTACTACTATCTCTGAAAAGTAGAACAAAGCTTCTGACTAGTACGTAGTAGGGCTCCATCACTCCATGCATGAACGGAATACTTCCAAAATCTCTCAGTAAACATTAATGGTTAAATATGTGACCACTTTTTATCTTCGGATTCCTATTAATTATATGCCGTCCTTTAGAGGTCAGTATGTTTTATTCTTCAAATTGATTTACCGTGACCTATTAAATTGTTAGTTACAAAAATGTAAGATAGTCCCAACAAAAgtaaactaaaacaaatacaGATGTTTCGATATAAACTGAGCTTTAATGATGGAACTTTGAGACATGAATATGATAGTCACTTACTATTATTCGAGAATATATGTAAGCTTTATAcctaattttgaattgattgcataaaactttatttttaatacgaGAAGAGTTGTTAAATGTTTGATTAGGCATATGATATTTTAGAGGCTCTATGATTGTAAATGaatagtttattaatttaaaacataaaaaaggtttaagagtatttattttgataaacaGCGTTAGCAAGCCCACCCACCTAACTTTACCCGCCAAAATAACTATAAAAGCCCCCCATTATGTTCCACAGTAATCCAACACTTTCCTCCTATAATCTTGTACGTACGCATGCATATAGAAACATAGAGTTTGAATCCATTTCTAGAAAGAGAGAGACATTGATAGAGCTGAATGGAGGTTCGAGGCACTGCTCCATCTATGCAGCAACCGGCGCCGATCAAAATAATGTTTCTGGTGGCGGCGATAGCCGCCGGAGTGCAATTCGGGTGGGCCCTACAGCTCTCCCTCCTCACTCCATACGTGCAGCTGCTGGGGATCCCCCACACCTGGGCGGCCTTCATCTGGCTGTGCGGCCCCATTTCCGGCCTCATCGTGCAGCCTATCGTCGGCTACTACAGCGACAACTGCACCTCCCGCTTCGGCCGCCGCAAACCCTTCATCGCCGCCGGAGCTGCGCTTGTCGCAATGGCCGTTTTCCTCATTGGCTTCGCCGCTGATATAGGTCATGCCAGCGGCGATCATTCCGGCAAGGACCCAAAACCTAGGGCAATTGCCGTTTTTGTCGTCGGATTCTGGATCCTCGACGTTGCTAATAACATGTTGCAGGTTTGAATTGCGATTTCGGATTGCATAATTGAATTTCCCCCCTTTTCTAGGGCTTAATTGAATCGGTGATTTTATGCAGGGACCGTGTAGGGCTTTGCTGGCGGATCTATCAGGCGGAGAAGCTCGGAGAATGAGCACATCAAACGCgctcttctccttcttcatGGCGGTGGGAAACGTCCTCGGCTACGCCGCCGGCTCCTACACTCACCTCTACAAAATCTTCCCCTTCTCCAAAACCGAGGCCTGCGAATTCTACTGCGCGAATCTCAAGACTTGCTTCATAATCGCCATCGCCTTATTATCAATCCTCACCGCACTCGCCCTTACCTTCGTCCGCGACGTCCCCGCCTCCGCTGCGGCGACGGAGCCGGCCAAAAAGGGTAAAATCCCGGTGCTGGGGGAATTATTCGGTGCGTTGAAGGACCTCCCTAAGCCGATGTGGATCCTTTTATTGGTGACGTGTTTGAATTGGATTGCGTGGTTCCCTTTCCTGCTATTCGACACTGATTGGATGGGGAAAGAGGTGTACGGCGGGAAGGTGGGCGAGGGGAATCTGTACGACCGCGGCGTACGCGCCGGCGCGTTAGGTTTGATGCTGAATTCGGTGGTTTTGGGGGTGGCGTCGCTTGGGGTGCAGTTCTGCTCAAGAGGCCTTGTAAAGGTGAAGAAGCTTTGGGGCTTCGCCAATTTCTTGCTGGCCATCGGTTTAGGCATGACGGTGGTGATCACCAAGATGGCGCAGCACACGCGCCACTACGGCGCTGATGGAACGCTGCACACACCGGAGCCCGGCGTCAAGATTGGAGCTTTGGTACTCTTTGCTATCCTCGGCATTCCTCTCTCGGTTAgttccttttctctctttctaatGTAGTTACTTCTTTTgtcttatttaatttgaatttttagaaattttagcGTATAATTAAGTTTCGGTAAGTTGATTGCTTATTTCTTGCATGAAATAGGCAGGTATTAactaattatgattaaaaatatttttagttgttatgATTAAAAATACTCCACAATTTATAgctaacattatcttttttcaaGTAGTGGTTAATTAGagtgattaaaaatttaaaactactactcctatattttatctatacGTCCCGCATCCTGTGGTGAATAATGAAATAACTGTGTAACATCCttaattaagaatattaattttttgccTTTTATTGACTTTTACGTGTgaacaatattattaaaaaatcacaCCTTAATTAGAcatagatttataatttatgcGAAGCGTTATTATTTATCCGATCACATGATAAGTAGCCATAAgcggtatttttttttttggacacctgttttttttattttattaaatggaTTTTGCGGTAAGTagattagtagtactaattagtAATTACTTGGCCATGTGATGATAATAATCTTTTTGGAAAGAATTTTCTTGTCAGTTTAATAGTATGAAAAAAGAAACTAGCTAGCTTTATGATGactaaaatatagtactactagtaaaagaaaaaaactttactctacttgtgttcctaaaaatttgtcatttattttctttgtcgtgtgtttctaaaagtttgtcgtttttcacttttactatttttggtagtgaatctcacattccattaattcattttcactTACATTCTATAATAagactaatatataaaagtaaagatTTACCTACTTTCtatcacatttcttaaaattcgtatcaTCGAGTCAAATGGtgtcaaattattaattacagtaattattaattacagtCTACAAAGGAGTAATACTATAGAAATTGGAAAGTGACTGTCTACGTACTTGAGAAGTGATGAATTACaatgtttattttcttatgGTAAAACTGAACTAAACGTCCTTCATCCTTCACCCGTAGTAGTGATTGCACCTACACAGCTACACTCTTCATCCccaataataagtatattttctttttatttaataagtttcatattttccttctttttaacaaatctaataaatatctcactctttcgtcccacaaaaatatgaacatttatAATGACAagagaattaatgcataagataagagagattgaaagaaaaaaataattataatattattagtggagaatgagacctaccttattatatataaaaaagttactaaaaatagaagcGGTATTTTTATGGGAGATCCAAAACAGAAAACGtccctatttttatgggatggatgaagtatttattttagaaaatatattacgTATTCCATGAACTCATATTTTcgtatatttattataaaattaatattccccTCAGTTCCTTATTGATTGAAtcattctattttagaaattaaatataattaagtcatttctattttttggcAAAAGTAATATTCACTCCTACTTTAtactctcttatttttattactttatatCTTTTGtactactttattccatccaCTTGAACACactaaacatttttttcttaatttttgtgtcgaaaagttattttttcttttatctttcttactctATCCcatctcctactttattccatccaCTTCAACACACTAAAcatcttttttcttaatcttcgtgtcGAAAAGAAGTGTTTCAATTAACGAAGAACATaagaaatacataaaataaactccttccgtcccaaccTAAGtgagatgtttttttttggtatgtcCCAACCTAAGTGAGACTTTCCCATTGAGGCAATAATTAACTTacctctctctcatacttt harbors:
- the LOC125223692 gene encoding sucrose transport protein-like; translated protein: MEVRGTAPSMQQPAPIKIMFLVAAIAAGVQFGWALQLSLLTPYVQLLGIPHTWAAFIWLCGPISGLIVQPIVGYYSDNCTSRFGRRKPFIAAGAALVAMAVFLIGFAADIGHASGDHSGKDPKPRAIAVFVVGFWILDVANNMLQGPCRALLADLSGGEARRMSTSNALFSFFMAVGNVLGYAAGSYTHLYKIFPFSKTEACEFYCANLKTCFIIAIALLSILTALALTFVRDVPASAAATEPAKKGKIPVLGELFGALKDLPKPMWILLLVTCLNWIAWFPFLLFDTDWMGKEVYGGKVGEGNLYDRGVRAGALGLMLNSVVLGVASLGVQFCSRGLVKVKKLWGFANFLLAIGLGMTVVITKMAQHTRHYGADGTLHTPEPGVKIGALVLFAILGIPLSVTYSIPFALASIFSSNSGSGQGLSLGVLNLAIVIPQMLVSVTSGPWDDLFGGGNLPAFVVGAVAAALSGVLALTILPSPPPEMVASKAMTSGGFH